The genomic region CGTCGTCGCGCCGCCTCGCGACGAACCGGCGCCCCCTGACGCGCTGCAAATCGCCGAGCACCTGGCGGCCGGCTTTGCACGCACCGCGGCCGAGCGCGACCTCCAGGGCGGCACGCCGACGGCCGAGCGCGATCAGTTGCGCGACAGCGGCCTGCTCGCGCTGAGCATCCCGTCCGCCTACGGCGGCCTCGGTGCGAGCTGGCGCACGACGCTCGACGTCGTCCGCGTGCTCGCGGCCGCCGACAGTTCGCTCGCGCACGTGTTCGGTTTCCACCACTTGATGCTCGCGACCGTGCGGCTGTTCGGCGCACCCGCGCAGTGGGAATCGTGGTTCGAGCGCACCGCGCGCCAGCAGTGGTTCTGGGGCAATGCGCTGAATCCGCTCGACGCGCGCACGGTCAGCCGCTCGCGCGGCGCGTGGCATGAATTCAGCGGCCAGAAGAGCTTTTGCTCGGGGGCGCTCGATTCACAGATGCTGATCGCGTCCGCGCACGATGCGCAGACGCGCGCATTCCTGATCGCAGCCGTGCCGACGCAGCGCAGCGGCATCTCGATCGCCGACGACTGGAACAACATCGGCCAGCGCCAGACCGACAGCGGCACGGTCACGTTCGAGAAGGTGCGCGTCGAGGATCACGAACTGCTGACGGACCCCGGCCCGCTGTCGACGCCGTTCGCGTGCCTGCGCCCGCTCGTCGCGCAGCTCGTGCTGACGAACGTGTATCTCGGCATCGCCGAAGCCGCGTTCAACGACGCGCGGCACTACACGCTGCACGAGGCGCGGCCGTGGCCCGGCGCGCAGGTCGCGAGCACCGGCGACGATCCGTACATCCTCGGCCAGTACGGCGAATTCTGGGTCGGGCTCGAAGCCGCGCGCGTACTCGCCGACCGCGCGGCGGACCGGCTCGACGCCGCATGGTCGCGCGATGCGGCGCTCACCCAGGCGGAGCGCGGCCAGGTCGCGCTCGCCACGGCCGCCGCGAAGGTGTCGGCCGCGCGCACCGGGCTCGATCTCTGTACGCGGATGTTCGACGTCGCCGGCGCCCGCGCGACGCACGGCGCGCTGCGGCTCGACCGGCACTGGCGCAACCTGCGCACCCACACGCTCCACGACCCGCTCGCGTACAAGATTCGCGAGATCGGCGAATGGGCGCTCAAGCGAACCTATCCGACGCCGGGCTTCTACTCGTGAACCACACCCCTACCGATGCGTGGCCCGACGCCGCGCCCGTCCTCACGCTGCCCGACCGCCCCGCGCTCGCGACATCCATTCGTGCCCGCGCGCAGGTGTTCGTCGATCCGCGCTCGGTCGCGCTGCTCGACCGGATTCGCCTGGTCGCGCCGAGCGATGCGAACGTGCTGATCGTCGGCGAGACCGGCACCGGCAAGGAACTGATCGCGCGCCACGTGCATGGCCTCAGCCGCCGCAGCAGCGGGCCGTTCATCGCGGTGAACTGCGGCGCCTTCTCCGAGACGCTCGTCGAGAGCGAACTGTTCGGTCACGAGAAAGGCGCGTTTACCGGCGCGTTCAGCGCGAAGCCCGGCTGGTTCGAGGCCGCGAACGGCGGCACGCTGTTTCTCGACGAGATAGGCGACCTGCCGCTGTCGATGCAGGTCAAGCTGCTGCGCGTGCTGCAGGAGCGCGAGGTCGTGCGGCTCGGTTCGCGCACCGGCGTGCCGATCGACGTGCGCGTGGTCGCCGCGACCAATGTGGATCTGCAGCAGGCCGTCGCGAACGGGCAGTTTCGCGGCGACCTGTTCTACCGGCTCAACGTCGTGCAGCTCGCGGTGCCGACACTGCGCGAACGCCCGGGCGACATCCTGCCGCTCGCGCGCCACTTCTTCGACGACTACCGCAGCCGCCTCGGCTACGGGCCGCGCAGCATCGACCCGCGCGCGGAGCGCCGGCTCGAGGCACACAGCTGGCCGGGCAACATCCGCGAACTCGAGAACGTGATCCATCACGCGTTGCTCGTGAGTCGGAACGACTCGCTGCAGGAGGCCGACCTGCATATCGCGTCGCCGGGTGTGTCGCAGGCCGCCTCGAGTACGTCAACGCCGGAACCCGACCCGGCCACCGGCGCACAAGCCGCACTCGAACGCGCGCTGCGCGAGCTGTTCGACGAGGATCACGGCAACCTGTTCGAGCGCATCGAGGACACCGTGATGCGCGTCGCGTTCGAATTCAGCCACCGCAACCAGATCCAGGCCGCACGTCTGCTCGGCATCAGCCGCAACGTGCTGCGGGCGCGGCTGATTCGCGCGAAGGAAATTGCGGCGGTGAAGTAGCCACGTATGGGGGCGCGCTGCCGCATTCCAGCATCGCGACGAGCAACCGGGCGCGCTGCGCAGTTGCTCCGTTACCAGGCATTCGGTCGCGAATCGCGCCGAGCAGCATTTCTGGATTCTTTTGTGACCGCCTTTCCATGCGCCACCCTCTCGACGTCATTTGCATGGAAGCGATGATCACTCATAGTGCCCTAACCATTGCTACGCAAATCCGTTCGACGGCAAGACAATAATCTCCGGCGGAAAAATGAGCCCGCCGACAGGTTAATTTCCACCGCCCACTTTCGATGGCATCTGCGCAAAAGACGAGCCCCCAGGTCGGTCCATCGGCCTGCGAACCGCGCCGGCCGTGGCTCACCGCTCGCTGTCGCACGCCTGGCATATCGAGCCACGAAACGCGACAACAATAGGCCGCAGCATTTACTTTATTTCCACGCCATACCGGATTTAGACGGCGCTGAAACAAGCGCAAGTAGTCCCTGTAAGGGTAATCGAATTACGTCGCCTTGCAATCCGGGCAATATCTCCGGCTTCTCGTTGCAATTCAATCGCCATGTTGTAGCCTTCTGGTTCTGCCCAGCTTTCGGTGACCCTCATGATCGACGTGCTTCGCTTCTGGCGAGATGTAGAAGTCTTCAACATCCCGGATGCCCCGAAAAACAAAGGAACCGGCGATGCCTCGCCTGCCGACGACGATTTGGACGAAATTGCCGACGACGCTTTACCGATTCCCGGCCTGGTAGAGCATCCCGAGGAATCGGTCATACAGCGATTTCCTACTTCCGCTCACCGAGCGACTCAACAGGGCAAGCAATTTCGTTCGCCCCTTCCATGGGAGCAGGCACGCTTCCAGGTTCCGCCTCCCCCTGAAGGTCAGAAGCCGGAACCGGGGCGGCTGATGACCTATGCCCACGCGGTCTATCTCGGGGTCGGGTCAAAGCACCCTTTCGTGGAATCCATCCTCTCGACCCTCAACCTGGCGTTCGAGGAGCACGAACTGGTTCAGCCCATTTCGGGCAATGGCTGGATGGCTGCGTTCATGGTGGGTGGCTCGGGTATGCCGCTATCCAGAACCTACACCGCGGCCAGCTTTACCGTCGGCGTGGAACTGCTGCGAGCAGCGCGCTCGCTGAACGACACCTCCGCCGCGCTGGCGAACCGTTCCAAGCGGTTTGACGATCGCATGGAAGAACGTGAAACGCAATCAACCCTCACGTGGGACGACCTGCTGCAGGAATGGTCGCATGTCCATGAATTGTTCATCGGGAAGCCGCCGTCCCCGACCGACCAGGAGGCTCCCGGAAACCTGATCGTGATCGAGAGCATCCCGATCTTCCAGCGCAAGGATGGAACACTCTACCCGTCGCCCGAGCAGGCCGCAGCCTTTCTGAACTCGTTCTATCTGGATGACCTGACGACGTTGGCCAACAGCGCCCCGTCGGCATTCAGTTCACCTCTTGCGCAGTACCTTGGGCCGGAAACATCAACGGAAGAGCGAATCGACCTGCTCGCCGATCCGGGCGCACTGGCCCGATGTGTGAGTCCAGACCTCCTGCCTGCCGGCCGATGGCCCGCCCCTCCGCACGAACACCTCGCACTTGCCCAGCAAGCCGCTGTCTACCAGATCCGGCACCGCATTGGCCAGGAAACAGGCGATCGATCCCACGGTCTCATGGCCGTGAACGGTCCGCCCGGCACCGGCAAGACCACGCTTCTGAAGGACGTGATTGCCGACGTCGTGGTCGAAAGAGCCAGGAGATTAAGCGCGCTCAAGGATCCCAAGGACTTGTTCGGGACGAAAATCCTCAAGGTCAGCGGCAAGGAAAAGACGTACGATCTGCCCGCCTTGAACGACGACATCGTGGCCGGTACCGAGATCGTCGTGACCAGCAGCAACAATGCAGCCGTCCAGAACATCAGCTTCGAGTTGCCATTTTCTTACGATCACGCCGCTTTCCCGGACGCGTCGTACCTGCCCGCTGTTGCCGTCAACGTCACCAAGGCCTTTGAGTTGAACGGCGCCCCATGGGGTCTGCTGGCCGGTGCGATGGGATCGAAGACGAACAGGGACAAACTCCTGAACGCGGTTTTCGGTTACGAGCCCGCCTACGATCCCGACGATCCCAAAACCCATCCGGATCCTGCCAAACCGGCTTCGTTGAAACCGTGGCTGGATCTCGCAAAAAGCAACCCCGCAGCCGCGGCGGAGAACTGGAGCGGCTCATCCGTCGGCCTTCCCAGGCATGCCGCATCGGGATCTCCGGCCACCAGATCAGTTTCCTGGCGCGATAGATGGAACGAGGCCAAACGAGCATTCGACCTGCGCTTCGCCACCGTCGAAGCCCTGAAAAACGACCTTCTCGCCATTCACGAAGCACTGGAAGAGCTGCCGGCGCTCCCGGCCAAACGGCAGCCGCTGCAGGATCAGCTGGCCAGTCAGCAGCGCGAATTCGCGGAATTACAGGCTGCCGAATCCGCTCGGGTTACCACGCGAGCGTCCGACGATGCGCAAGACCAGGCGACCTTGCAAGCGATGGAGGTCCGGCATGGTCGGCAAGTCGCCCGGTGTGAGCGCTTGCGCGAAAAACTCCGCGACGTTCGAACGGATGAAGATCCGGGTTGGGTCGCCCGCATGCTTAATAAAATGCTGGGCGTGAAAACGAAGGGATATCGGGACTGGCAGAACCTGGTTCGCGACGCACGCAGCGAGCTCGACACCGCCCAGCAGGGTCTGCAGTCTATCGAGGACGGCAGGGAAAATATCCAGCAGCAGCTGGCCGATCGTGAAGTGGACGCCGATGCCGAGAAGCAGGCATTCGACACACGCGCGGCCAATATGAGCCAACGCATCCAGGCATCGACTCGCGACATTCAGGACCTGGACGCCCGTGAATCCATGTTGCGTGCTCGATTGCGTGTCTTGCGTGACGGAGATGGCTCGACGTCAGCGCTCGAGACGCGTGAACCGATCTTGCCGGACCCGGATTTTCTGGCTCAGCCGGTACATGTACAGCACACGAGCAGCCTGTGGGTCTCCCGGAAATTGGATCATGCACGCTCTGAACTGTTTCTTGCCGCGCTGGCCTTGCATGAAGCGGCGTTGATGGTCAACGCCGCCACTTGGTTCAGAACCTTCCTGTCGGTGCGGAGTGTACTGACGGGTCAATCCAGCGTCAGGACTTCGGACGATCTTCTGACCATCTGGCGTTCACTCTTTTTCGTCGTACCGGTGATCTCGACCACCCTCGCCTCCTTCGGTCGACTTTTCCGGAACCTGGGAGCCAACAGCTTCGGATGGTTGCTGATAGACGAAGCCGGACAAGCCACACCCGCATCGGTCGCCGGGGCCATGTGGAGAGCGCGTCGCACGGTGGTGGTCGGAGATCCGTTGCAAATCGAGCCGGTCATGACGGTACCCAAGGCGCTCGTGGAGCGGCTCGGCCGCAACAACCAACTGGACGATGCGACCGTCGACCATTGGTCACCGTCCCTGCATTCGGTGCAAACGCTCGCCGACCGCACCATGCGGCTTGGCGCGAAGATCGGCGACACGTGGACCGGGATGCCGCTTCGCACGCATCGGCGATGCATGAATCCGATGTTCGACATCGCGAACCTGATCGCCTACGACGGCCAGATGGTCCAGGCGACGGGGAGCAAGAGCATCGATCCAGACCTGTTCGAAAGCTGCTGGATCGATGTTCAGGGGCCAGCGAACGACAAGGTCGTCGCAGCGGAAATCAAAGCGCTGGAGAAGATTCTCAATCATTTCCTGAGCAAGTGGCCACAAGTCGTCAGCAAGGGCGGCGACCGCCAACCCGCCTCCGTTTACATCATTTCCCCGTTTCGCAACGTTGCCAAAGCATGTAAAAAACTCATCTCCAGCGGGAGTCTGGAATCCCGTCTGAAGAAACTGAAAGTAAAGATCGACGCAGGCACGGTGCATACGTTTCAGGGCAAGGAAGCCTCCATCGTGTTCTTCGTGCTGGGCTCATCGCCGGGCGAGGCCGGCAATGGAAGCCGAGGTTGGGCCGCGAGCAAGCCGAACCTGCTCAACGTCGCCGCCACACGCGCGCAACAACGGTTCTATGTTATCGGGAACTACGTGGACTGGTCGTCGCTGCCCAATTTCAATGCGATGCACGAGTCGCAGAAGCGCATGAAGCGAACCAGGCTGGTCCTCGAATCGGCCGCACAAGTCCGTCTGGAACCTGTATCCGAAGAAATGTCACCGGCGAAGTAAGCCGCCGAGGCGAGCCGTGCTGCGATTGATCGCCCCGGCAGGCACGCGTGCAGCCGGATGCGCGCCGCGATCCGCACGAGCACCGGCTCGGACGGTGTGCTACCGGGCGCGCTGCGCGAGCTGTTCGACGAGGATCACGGCAACCTGTTCGAACGCATCGAGGACACCGTGATGCGCGTCGCGTTCGAATTCAGCCACCGCAACCAGATCCAGGCCGCACGGCTGCTCGGCATCAGCCGCAACGTGCTGCGGGCGCGGCTGATTCGCGCGAAGGAAATTGCGGCAGTGAAGTAGCCGCGTATGGGGGCGCACCGCTGCCCGGCTCCGGCGCGATCGCGCAGCGTTCTGTGCATCAACGTTCAAACCTGATGTATCGCGGCGCGAGCCGGAGCTTGAGCAGGCGATCGTACCGTAGCGGTAAACGATCAACTCAGCGTCTTTGTCGGCCATAGGTGCCCACCTCCCCAATCGGTGGACACCCATGCTCGTTGGTCAGCGCACCGTGACATAGACGTCGAGAATGGCCCCTTACGGTCGATCAACCTCAATTGCTATAGATCAGACCGCGAGCGGCGCCGTTGACGTAAATCCTGCCATACGTGTTCCAGTCGCCGGCGATCACGCCGGAGTCGCCGAATTGGTGCGCGTCATCGTTGAAGCGCGCCCACGTTGCACCTCCGTCGTCGGAATGGTAAATGCCCCAGACGCCGTTCAATGTGCCTTCCACATAGACCGCGGCCGAGTACGACGAACCGGTCGGTGCCCTGCCCAACGCGATCACGGTGGCGCCCGGGGTGTCATTGGTCGACGCAAAGACGCCGAGCTTCGTCCAGGTCGCCCCCGAGTCCACCGAGTGGTACACGGCCGTGCCGTCGGCCAGCCAGAGATCACCCTCGGCGTTCGGATTGACCGCCATCGACGTATCCCGCCACGCATTCCACGCCAGGTTCGCGTTCACGGAGCCCTGGCTGAGCGCGAACGTGTGGCCGCCGTCGTTCGAGACGTAGATCTTGCCGCGCTGCCAGCTCCACGGTGCGCCGCCGGAGTCGTAGGCATAGACCTTGTTCGGGTTCTTGCGGTCCGCGGCCAGGCGGTAGGCACGCGGGAAGCCGTTCCATGTGGCACTGAACGCCGGCAGGTTGGTCGCCGTCCAGCTGGCGCCATTGTTCGTCGTGTACGACGGCACCGAGTCCGGCGGTGCCCAGGTCACGTTGTTGCGGGACGGGACGACCAGGTTGCCCACGTTGCTCTGGCTTGCCGCGGCGCCGTTGGGCAGCGTCGCGAACGTCGCCCAGCTATTGCCGCTGTCGCCGGACCAGAAGCCCTTGGTCGCATGGCCGTTGGCGTTGTCGACGCCTGCGGCGGCGATGTACGTCGGATCGGACCACGACATGTCGGCCGAATTGCCGCTGCTCCACGTGTTCAACGGGCCTTTCGTCGGCCTCGTCGAGAGGTCCGTATTGACCCACGTGCCGATGTCGCCGGCGCTGTTGATGAAGTTGTACGACGCGCCGGGCGGCGCCGTGACGAGCGCCAGCGTCACGGTTTCCTCGAGGTTGTCGACCTTGGCGCGCCAGGTTGGCGTGGGCGACGAGGCGTTCATGGTTTCGCAGATGCCGCCGCCGTGGACGTGCATGACGTGATCGCGATTGGCCGGGTCGATGGCGACGCTCTCGACCCAGCCGGCGCAGCCACCCGAGGCAGTGCCGGTATGCGGCATGCCGGCCTCGATTTCGCGCCACGTGCTGCCGCCGTCATCGGATAGCTGGATGGTCTTGCTGGTGTCGCTCCAGCCGGTCATGCCCAGTGCGATGCGGGCGGACGCGCCCAGACCGGAGACGGACAGGCCGCCAAAGCCGTTGCTGCTGGAGCGGTTGAGCAGCGTCCAGTTGCTGTCGTTGCTTCCGCCGAACTTGTAGAGAGAGCTCGGCCCGCCGATGCCCTGGCCGACGCCCGCGTTGAACACCACGTAGAAGTTGCCGTCGGACGTGCGCACGACGTGCGGGATGTAGTAGCCGGACACCGTCGGCGGGACGGGCACCGGCGTCCACGAGAAGCCGCCGTTGGTGGACTTGTACAGGGTCGACGTCAGGCCCGCCGCGTTGGCGTAATCCGGGGCGACGGTGGCCCACATGATCCAGGTCGGCTGGCCGCTACCCTCGCCCGACGTATCGAAGATCACCTGTTCGACGCCGATCGGGGAACTGCCGCCGCTGATCGTGGTGGAGGACAGACCCGTGACCTGCGTCCAGGTCCGGCCCGAATCGGCACTCTTCCACAGGCCGGCCGTGCGCGATCCGTAGAACAGCGTCGACGGATTGTTCGGGTCGACTTGCAGGCGCTCGCCCGTGGCGCGGCCGTTGTCGTTGCCGCCCACCGGGAACGGCAGGTCGTAGTGCGTCCAGGTATCGCCGCGGTTGCTCGAGATGTAGATGCGGCCGTTGTGACCCTGCGTCACGGTAATGCCGGTCACCATGTAGACGAGCTGATCGTTGTTCGGGTCGAGCGCGAGGCTTTCGACGCCGTGGAAATCGCCCTCGCCCGAGCCGAAACCGACGCCGTCGGTGATGGGCGTCCACGTCGAGTTGGTCGCGTTCCAGCGGTACGCGCCGCCAACGTCGGTACGTGCGTACAGCAGGCTCGCGTTGGCGGGATGGTAGATCAGGCCGGTGACGTAGCCGCCGCCGCCCCACTTGACGCTGGTCCAGCTGGCCGCCGGCTGGTTGCTGCCGCTGCCATTTCCGCCGATCTGACTGCGATTGGCAGCTGAATTGGCGCCCGCATGGATCACACCTGTCGCGCTATCGGATCCGTCACCACAGCCCCATAACGCACACGCCATCGCCGCAACGGCGATCCATCGTTGAGAAAACACGGTCATCAGAAGTCCTTATAGAAATAGGTCCATCGCAGGGCCCGCCATCGGGCCCTGCGTGATCAACTCGTCATGAGCGACGCAATCTGCGCAGCGCTGAGCGCACCGCGATAGAGGCGGAAATCGTCGATCAGGCCGTGGAACGTGGCGTCGGCACCGTATTGCGATTTGCCCAGCCAGTTCTGCGTGGTACTGCCCAAGCGGAACGGCGCCTGGAACATCGCCGTGTTGGTGCCGACGGGCGTGCCGTCCACGTAGATCGTGCCGGTCGAACCCGATAGCGTGATGGCCACATGCACCCATCGCTTGCTCGGCAGCTCGGTGGGGGCGTCGATGATCTGTTCCGGCGGGCCGTCACCGGGGCCGTTG from Burkholderia sp. HI2500 harbors:
- a CDS encoding acyl-CoA dehydrogenase family protein, producing MTPISVSPRAEGLRVVAPPRDEPAPPDALQIAEHLAAGFARTAAERDLQGGTPTAERDQLRDSGLLALSIPSAYGGLGASWRTTLDVVRVLAAADSSLAHVFGFHHLMLATVRLFGAPAQWESWFERTARQQWFWGNALNPLDARTVSRSRGAWHEFSGQKSFCSGALDSQMLIASAHDAQTRAFLIAAVPTQRSGISIADDWNNIGQRQTDSGTVTFEKVRVEDHELLTDPGPLSTPFACLRPLVAQLVLTNVYLGIAEAAFNDARHYTLHEARPWPGAQVASTGDDPYILGQYGEFWVGLEAARVLADRAADRLDAAWSRDAALTQAERGQVALATAAAKVSAARTGLDLCTRMFDVAGARATHGALRLDRHWRNLRTHTLHDPLAYKIREIGEWALKRTYPTPGFYS
- a CDS encoding sigma-54 interaction domain-containing protein; translated protein: MNHTPTDAWPDAAPVLTLPDRPALATSIRARAQVFVDPRSVALLDRIRLVAPSDANVLIVGETGTGKELIARHVHGLSRRSSGPFIAVNCGAFSETLVESELFGHEKGAFTGAFSAKPGWFEAANGGTLFLDEIGDLPLSMQVKLLRVLQEREVVRLGSRTGVPIDVRVVAATNVDLQQAVANGQFRGDLFYRLNVVQLAVPTLRERPGDILPLARHFFDDYRSRLGYGPRSIDPRAERRLEAHSWPGNIRELENVIHHALLVSRNDSLQEADLHIASPGVSQAASSTSTPEPDPATGAQAALERALRELFDEDHGNLFERIEDTVMRVAFEFSHRNQIQAARLLGISRNVLRARLIRAKEIAAVK
- a CDS encoding DEAD/DEAH box helicase produces the protein MIDVLRFWRDVEVFNIPDAPKNKGTGDASPADDDLDEIADDALPIPGLVEHPEESVIQRFPTSAHRATQQGKQFRSPLPWEQARFQVPPPPEGQKPEPGRLMTYAHAVYLGVGSKHPFVESILSTLNLAFEEHELVQPISGNGWMAAFMVGGSGMPLSRTYTAASFTVGVELLRAARSLNDTSAALANRSKRFDDRMEERETQSTLTWDDLLQEWSHVHELFIGKPPSPTDQEAPGNLIVIESIPIFQRKDGTLYPSPEQAAAFLNSFYLDDLTTLANSAPSAFSSPLAQYLGPETSTEERIDLLADPGALARCVSPDLLPAGRWPAPPHEHLALAQQAAVYQIRHRIGQETGDRSHGLMAVNGPPGTGKTTLLKDVIADVVVERARRLSALKDPKDLFGTKILKVSGKEKTYDLPALNDDIVAGTEIVVTSSNNAAVQNISFELPFSYDHAAFPDASYLPAVAVNVTKAFELNGAPWGLLAGAMGSKTNRDKLLNAVFGYEPAYDPDDPKTHPDPAKPASLKPWLDLAKSNPAAAAENWSGSSVGLPRHAASGSPATRSVSWRDRWNEAKRAFDLRFATVEALKNDLLAIHEALEELPALPAKRQPLQDQLASQQREFAELQAAESARVTTRASDDAQDQATLQAMEVRHGRQVARCERLREKLRDVRTDEDPGWVARMLNKMLGVKTKGYRDWQNLVRDARSELDTAQQGLQSIEDGRENIQQQLADREVDADAEKQAFDTRAANMSQRIQASTRDIQDLDARESMLRARLRVLRDGDGSTSALETREPILPDPDFLAQPVHVQHTSSLWVSRKLDHARSELFLAALALHEAALMVNAATWFRTFLSVRSVLTGQSSVRTSDDLLTIWRSLFFVVPVISTTLASFGRLFRNLGANSFGWLLIDEAGQATPASVAGAMWRARRTVVVGDPLQIEPVMTVPKALVERLGRNNQLDDATVDHWSPSLHSVQTLADRTMRLGAKIGDTWTGMPLRTHRRCMNPMFDIANLIAYDGQMVQATGSKSIDPDLFESCWIDVQGPANDKVVAAEIKALEKILNHFLSKWPQVVSKGGDRQPASVYIISPFRNVAKACKKLISSGSLESRLKKLKVKIDAGTVHTFQGKEASIVFFVLGSSPGEAGNGSRGWAASKPNLLNVAATRAQQRFYVIGNYVDWSSLPNFNAMHESQKRMKRTRLVLESAAQVRLEPVSEEMSPAK
- a CDS encoding WD40/YVTN/BNR-like repeat-containing protein, whose product is MIHAGANSAANRSQIGGNGSGSNQPAASWTSVKWGGGGYVTGLIYHPANASLLYARTDVGGAYRWNATNSTWTPITDGVGFGSGEGDFHGVESLALDPNNDQLVYMVTGITVTQGHNGRIYISSNRGDTWTHYDLPFPVGGNDNGRATGERLQVDPNNPSTLFYGSRTAGLWKSADSGRTWTQVTGLSSTTISGGSSPIGVEQVIFDTSGEGSGQPTWIMWATVAPDYANAAGLTSTLYKSTNGGFSWTPVPVPPTVSGYYIPHVVRTSDGNFYVVFNAGVGQGIGGPSSLYKFGGSNDSNWTLLNRSSSNGFGGLSVSGLGASARIALGMTGWSDTSKTIQLSDDGGSTWREIEAGMPHTGTASGGCAGWVESVAIDPANRDHVMHVHGGGICETMNASSPTPTWRAKVDNLEETVTLALVTAPPGASYNFINSAGDIGTWVNTDLSTRPTKGPLNTWSSGNSADMSWSDPTYIAAAGVDNANGHATKGFWSGDSGNSWATFATLPNGAAASQSNVGNLVVPSRNNVTWAPPDSVPSYTTNNGASWTATNLPAFSATWNGFPRAYRLAADRKNPNKVYAYDSGGAPWSWQRGKIYVSNDGGHTFALSQGSVNANLAWNAWRDTSMAVNPNAEGDLWLADGTAVYHSVDSGATWTKLGVFASTNDTPGATVIALGRAPTGSSYSAAVYVEGTLNGVWGIYHSDDGGATWARFNDDAHQFGDSGVIAGDWNTYGRIYVNGAARGLIYSN